One stretch of Cellulomonas wangsupingiae DNA includes these proteins:
- a CDS encoding ABC transporter ATP-binding protein: MMTTPPAADAEILCEDLIRVYVTEGVEVQALQGLDLRVERGDLVALVGASGSGKSTLLTILSGLDRPTAGTAFVAGWDVLRMTGAQRRAYRRDVVGFAWQQTARNLLPYLTAAENVALPMVATRTARLRERTARVDELLEVMGVTHCRDRRPAELSGGEQQRVAIATAVANRPRVLLADEPTGELDEETSADVLEAIRHVNETFGTTTLIVTHDPLVADHVRRTVQIRDGRTSRETLRRTAVGEDGHARLHAEEFTVIDRAGRLQLPTEYVEQLGLRDRVRLGLEPDHVRVHAGTTPSTGHAEAPQAPQAPQASQEES, from the coding sequence ATGATGACCACCCCGCCGGCCGCCGACGCGGAGATCCTCTGCGAGGACCTCATCCGGGTCTACGTCACCGAAGGTGTCGAGGTGCAGGCCCTGCAAGGGCTCGACCTGCGGGTCGAGCGCGGTGACCTCGTCGCGCTCGTCGGGGCCTCCGGCTCGGGCAAGTCGACGCTCCTGACCATCCTGTCCGGCCTCGACCGGCCGACCGCGGGCACCGCGTTCGTCGCCGGGTGGGACGTGCTGCGCATGACCGGCGCGCAGCGCCGTGCGTACCGGCGCGACGTCGTCGGCTTCGCCTGGCAGCAGACGGCCCGCAACCTGCTGCCGTACCTGACCGCGGCGGAGAACGTCGCCCTGCCGATGGTCGCGACCCGTACGGCGCGCCTGCGCGAGCGGACGGCGCGCGTCGACGAGCTGCTCGAGGTCATGGGGGTGACGCACTGCCGCGACCGGCGTCCGGCCGAGCTGTCGGGCGGGGAGCAGCAGCGCGTCGCGATCGCGACGGCGGTCGCGAACCGGCCGCGTGTGCTGCTCGCCGACGAGCCCACGGGTGAGCTGGACGAGGAGACGTCGGCGGACGTGCTCGAGGCGATCCGGCACGTCAACGAGACCTTCGGGACGACGACGCTCATCGTGACGCACGACCCGCTGGTCGCCGACCACGTGCGGCGCACCGTGCAGATCCGCGACGGGCGCACGTCGCGCGAGACGCTGCGCCGCACCGCCGTGGGCGAGGACGGGCACGCGCGGCTGCACGCGGAGGAGTTCACCGTGATCGACCGTGCCGGCCGGCTGCAGCTGCCGACGGAGTACGTCGAGCAGCTCGGGCTGCGGGACCGGGTGCGCCTCGGGCTCGAGCCCGACCACGTGCGGGTCCACGCGGGCACGACACCGTCCACCGGCCACGCCGAGGCACCACAGGCACCGCAGGCACCGCAGGCATCGCAGGAGGAGTCGTGA